Proteins from one Verrucomicrobiia bacterium genomic window:
- a CDS encoding VWA domain-containing protein: MKLFRLLLIGFAGLFIFSVHAKETLEVKVNPDQEVLLVDDEKEVAIKIDLTASHIPHHHHRLPLNLAVVLDRSGSMEGAKLEQAKQAAIALVNQLSDEDIFSLVVYDNEVQILIPAQPVEDKDRLKSRISRIEAGGGTALYSGVEQGADQVQRYFSAKKINRVILLSDGLANIGPSSNSEISALGQRIAKDGIAVTTMGIGDDYNEDLMASLAEASDANYYYVKDVEDLPDIFSKELGELFSVVARNICLEITLPPGVEPIDLMGRDEQFKKGYAKINLNQLASGQNRYVFLRCRLPKGKPDQTLTVAKIKTSFSDETESGKMQTVEKTVQVQYTKDHKKAESSINQTVATERELMGNVTARNKAVEQADANDYRAASQTLNRQMEKLDAAYASAPVAMQPKIKKEQQALREQAEDMESGSMSKSQRKVLKSDVYKQKNAK; the protein is encoded by the coding sequence GAAACCCTGGAAGTTAAAGTGAATCCTGATCAGGAAGTGCTCTTAGTCGATGACGAAAAAGAGGTGGCAATCAAAATTGACCTCACCGCCTCACACATTCCACATCATCACCATCGCCTCCCCTTAAATCTCGCCGTCGTGCTAGATCGCTCAGGATCAATGGAAGGCGCCAAGCTCGAGCAAGCCAAACAAGCGGCCATTGCCCTCGTTAATCAACTTTCTGACGAAGATATTTTTTCACTCGTAGTTTATGACAACGAAGTTCAAATCCTAATCCCAGCACAACCCGTGGAAGATAAAGATCGATTGAAATCTCGCATTTCACGAATTGAAGCCGGTGGAGGCACCGCACTTTACTCAGGTGTCGAACAAGGCGCCGACCAAGTGCAACGCTATTTTTCTGCTAAAAAAATTAATCGCGTCATTTTACTGTCAGATGGTCTCGCCAACATTGGGCCTAGTTCCAACTCCGAAATCAGCGCTTTAGGCCAACGCATTGCCAAAGATGGCATTGCCGTCACAACCATGGGCATCGGCGACGATTACAATGAAGATTTGATGGCTTCATTAGCAGAAGCTAGCGATGCAAATTATTATTATGTTAAAGATGTTGAAGATTTACCGGACATTTTTTCTAAAGAATTAGGCGAACTCTTTTCTGTTGTCGCCCGAAATATTTGCTTAGAAATCACTTTGCCTCCTGGCGTGGAACCTATTGATTTAATGGGTCGCGATGAACAATTTAAGAAAGGTTATGCCAAAATTAATCTTAACCAACTGGCTTCCGGCCAAAATCGTTACGTCTTTTTACGCTGTCGTTTGCCCAAAGGTAAGCCGGATCAAACCTTGACCGTTGCCAAAATAAAAACCTCCTTTTCCGATGAAACAGAATCAGGAAAAATGCAAACGGTAGAAAAAACCGTGCAAGTTCAATACACCAAAGATCATAAAAAAGCCGAATCTTCCATCAATCAAACCGTAGCAACAGAACGGGAGTTAATGGGCAATGTGACTGCAAGAAATAAAGCAGTGGAACAAGCCGACGCTAATGATTATCGAGCCGCTAGCCAAACATTAAATCGACAAATGGAAAAATTAGATGCGGCCTATGCGAGCGCGCCTGTTGCGATGCAACCCAAAATTAAAAAAGAACAACAAGCCTTGCGCGAACAAGCAGAAGATATGGAAAGTGGTTCGATGAGCAAATCACAACGTAAAGTGCTAAAATCGGATGTTTATAAACAAAAAAACGCAAAATAA